In one window of uncultured Desulfovibrio sp. DNA:
- the galU gene encoding UTP--glucose-1-phosphate uridylyltransferase GalU yields the protein MKDIRKVVIPVAGWGTRSLPATKNIPKEMLPIYNKPVIQYVVEEAQRANIEDVIFVTNRDKTVIEDHFDYNLQLEAVLERAGKLDKLAEVRKVAEMVNIMSVRQKRQLGLGHAVLCARELVRDDPFAIMVGDDLMFGGAPGIGQLIEVAMAEKMPIIGVMEVPWEKVSRYGIIDGDEVTPGVFRVKNMVEKPAREDAPSRMAIVGRYVLTPDIFDYLEKVEPGHGGEIQLTDALQAMAQERGMMAVRMSGMRFDAGDWAEFLTANIYFALQDEELRYDLLKLLKNFVQFH from the coding sequence ATGAAGGATATTCGTAAAGTCGTCATTCCCGTGGCCGGATGGGGCACCCGTTCCTTGCCTGCAACAAAGAATATTCCCAAGGAAATGCTGCCCATCTACAACAAGCCCGTCATCCAGTATGTGGTTGAAGAAGCGCAGCGCGCCAATATCGAAGACGTGATTTTCGTCACCAACCGCGACAAAACGGTTATTGAAGACCACTTTGACTACAACCTCCAGCTTGAGGCCGTGCTTGAACGCGCTGGCAAGCTCGATAAGCTGGCTGAAGTGCGCAAGGTGGCCGAGATGGTCAACATCATGTCCGTGAGGCAGAAGCGCCAGCTTGGCCTTGGGCATGCGGTGCTGTGTGCGCGCGAACTTGTGCGTGATGATCCCTTTGCCATCATGGTGGGCGATGACCTCATGTTTGGCGGCGCTCCCGGCATCGGCCAGCTCATTGAAGTGGCCATGGCCGAAAAAATGCCGATCATCGGCGTGATGGAAGTACCGTGGGAGAAGGTCAGCCGCTACGGTATCATTGATGGCGACGAAGTGACCCCCGGCGTGTTCCGCGTCAAAAACATGGTGGAAAAACCCGCCCGTGAAGACGCTCCCTCGCGCATGGCTATTGTTGGCCGTTATGTACTCACGCCTGATATTTTTGACTATCTTGAAAAGGTCGAACCCGGTCACGGCGGCGAAATCCAGCTTACCGACGCACTCCAGGCCATGGCTCAGGAAAGGGGCATGATGGCTGTGCGCATGTCCGGCATGCGCTTTGACGCTGGCGACTGGGCGGAATTTCTCACCGCCAACATCTACTTTGCCCTTCAGGACGAAGAACTGCGCTACGATCTGCTCAAGCTGCTCAAGAATTTTGTGCAGTTCCATTAA
- the glmM gene encoding phosphoglucosamine mutase yields the protein MAERLFGTDGLRGTVNNYPMTVDVALRLGLAAGVRFRRGDHQHKVVIGKDTRLSGYMFESALTSGLCAAGMHVIMTGPLPTPAISFLTRSMRADLGVVISASHNPFHDNGIKFFDADGYKLPDLTEDEISAMVLDSDFKWPYPEARGVGRATKIEDAGGRYIVYTKSCFPPQLTLSGLRIVIDCANGASYKVAPLALEELGAEVFRIGTSPDGTNINEHCGSLYPEVVAAKVREVRADVGLALDGDADRLIVVDEHGDIIDGDQLMAMCAQAMMARGELPGNLLVATAMSNMALEIFMKDHGGSLLRTKVGDRYVMEAMRREGAMLGGEQSGHLIFHKYSTTGDGLLAALQILRIMREKDKPLSELAGRLKPFPQKLINVRVEKRLPFEERPAIGEAVAKVEAELAGRGRVLLRYSGTESLCRVMVEGENPEKVKTFAEDLAVVVERELR from the coding sequence ATGGCTGAGCGTCTTTTCGGCACAGACGGACTGCGCGGCACGGTCAACAACTATCCCATGACCGTGGATGTAGCCCTGCGACTTGGTCTGGCGGCGGGTGTGCGCTTTCGGCGCGGCGACCACCAGCACAAGGTGGTCATCGGCAAGGATACGCGCCTTTCAGGCTATATGTTTGAATCTGCGCTCACTTCCGGCCTGTGCGCCGCCGGCATGCACGTGATCATGACCGGCCCGCTGCCCACCCCGGCCATATCCTTTCTTACCCGCAGCATGCGGGCCGACCTTGGGGTGGTTATTTCCGCCTCGCACAACCCCTTTCACGACAACGGCATCAAGTTCTTTGACGCCGATGGCTACAAGCTGCCCGACCTGACTGAAGACGAAATATCGGCCATGGTGCTGGATTCGGACTTTAAATGGCCCTACCCCGAAGCGCGCGGCGTTGGCCGCGCCACCAAGATTGAAGACGCAGGGGGCCGCTATATTGTTTACACCAAGAGCTGCTTCCCTCCCCAGCTGACGCTTTCGGGCCTGCGCATTGTGATTGACTGCGCCAACGGCGCCAGCTACAAAGTTGCCCCTCTGGCTCTTGAAGAACTTGGAGCCGAAGTTTTCCGCATCGGCACAAGCCCTGACGGCACCAACATCAACGAGCACTGCGGCTCGCTCTATCCCGAAGTGGTGGCAGCCAAGGTGCGCGAGGTTCGGGCCGATGTGGGCCTTGCGCTGGACGGCGACGCCGACCGCCTCATTGTTGTGGACGAGCACGGCGACATCATTGACGGCGACCAGCTCATGGCCATGTGCGCCCAGGCCATGATGGCCAGGGGCGAACTGCCGGGCAATCTGCTTGTGGCAACCGCCATGAGCAACATGGCCCTGGAAATTTTTATGAAGGATCACGGCGGTTCGCTGCTGCGCACCAAGGTTGGCGACCGCTACGTTATGGAAGCCATGCGGCGCGAGGGCGCCATGCTGGGCGGCGAGCAGTCGGGCCATCTTATTTTCCACAAGTACAGCACCACGGGCGATGGCCTGCTGGCGGCCCTGCAAATTCTGCGCATCATGCGCGAAAAGGACAAGCCTCTCTCCGAACTGGCAGGCAGGCTCAAACCCTTCCCGCAGAAGCTTATCAACGTGCGGGTGGAAAAACGCCTGCCCTTCGAGGAACGCCCCGCCATTGGCGAGGCTGTTGCCAAGGTCGAGGCGGAACTGGCCGGGCGCGGGCGTGTGCTCTTGCGGTATTCCGGCACGGAATCTCTTTGCCGCGTCATGGTGGAAGGCGAAAATCCCGAAAAGGTCAAAACATTCGCTGAAGATCTGGCCGTTGTGGTTGAGCGCGAACTGCGCTGA
- a CDS encoding diguanylate cyclase: MIDRKQQIERVKLESIARSQRDNLQSDLLRLIFKTETLNALVIDNNGNIQEFERVAAALHDEDTIQAFVLAPGGTIDKVYPYTPANSLLVGQDMLDGNLGSHEAVTARHGAPLTLAGPILLPNGDAALVGRLSIFLPDAHGLPRYWGIAAILLRFPDVMTASDLYMLDSMNIDFGLWRTSPHKGGALLIAGSADSEKDASSIDMPVTILNAHWLIRMSAGLAWYKSLESWLYVGTSVLLSLFLATLVQRNHDLTQIRTYLEAIAYRDALTGALNRRGLFEELQRRIAAPISKNFTLYYVDLNNFKGINDTYGHEAGDRVLQFFAEVVRAHAPVTHILGRMGGDEFVLLLNGNPSKERDKAAFARMRADLAKGLPELNIPGPITFSMGSAVYPDTALTVDALISCADTAMYQDKERAKALG, translated from the coding sequence TTGATTGACCGCAAACAGCAGATTGAACGGGTCAAACTTGAGAGCATCGCCCGTTCACAGCGCGATAACCTCCAAAGCGATCTGTTGCGCCTGATATTCAAAACGGAAACTCTGAACGCGCTTGTTATTGACAATAACGGGAACATTCAGGAATTCGAGCGTGTTGCCGCTGCCTTGCACGATGAAGATACCATTCAGGCCTTTGTGCTCGCCCCCGGCGGCACCATAGACAAGGTGTACCCATATACGCCTGCCAACAGCCTGCTGGTGGGGCAAGATATGCTGGACGGAAATCTGGGCAGCCACGAGGCTGTCACGGCCCGCCACGGCGCACCGCTGACCCTGGCCGGGCCGATACTGCTCCCCAACGGGGACGCGGCTCTGGTAGGGCGACTTTCCATATTTCTTCCCGATGCTCATGGACTTCCGCGTTATTGGGGTATTGCCGCAATATTGCTGCGTTTTCCTGACGTGATGACAGCCTCGGACCTTTACATGCTGGACAGCATGAATATCGATTTTGGCCTTTGGCGCACATCTCCCCATAAAGGCGGGGCGTTGCTTATTGCTGGCAGCGCAGATTCAGAAAAAGACGCCAGCAGCATAGACATGCCTGTGACAATTCTTAACGCTCACTGGCTGATCCGCATGTCGGCGGGCCTTGCGTGGTACAAGTCGCTGGAATCATGGCTCTATGTGGGCACGAGTGTTCTTCTCAGCCTCTTTCTTGCAACTCTCGTTCAAAGGAATCATGACCTTACGCAAATTCGCACCTATCTTGAGGCCATCGCTTATAGAGACGCCCTCACGGGAGCGCTCAACAGACGTGGACTCTTTGAGGAGCTTCAACGGCGCATAGCCGCACCAATTTCAAAAAATTTTACTTTATATTACGTTGACTTAAATAATTTTAAAGGCATTAACGACACCTATGGACATGAGGCGGGCGACCGAGTATTGCAATTCTTCGCAGAGGTTGTTCGCGCTCATGCCCCGGTGACGCATATTCTGGGGCGTATGGGCGGCGATGAATTTGTGTTGCTGCTCAACGGCAACCCGTCCAAGGAGAGGGACAAGGCCGCCTTTGCCCGAATGCGCGCCGATCTTGCAAAGGGTTTGCCCGAGCTGAACATACCGGGGCCGATCACGTTCAGCATGGGCAGTGCAGTGTACCCTGATACGGCCCTCACAGTGGATGCGCTGATCTCCTGCGCGGACACTGCCATGTACCAAGATAAGGAACGCGCCAAGGCCCTCGGCTGA
- the priA gene encoding primosomal protein N' gives MYATVALLTPPYASLTYTLPPEFPADFWQPGLRVAVPLGRGERTALRAAVLLRVSPTADVPEGVDCKSLGWPLENAPLLPAVLLELAEDLARRQGLHPGHILGHVLPQGLRLARVRLRNIESGKAVAWTLARIREALPEQRQALAAALCKGTARMLPPGTDAASEEFCLLRVDPPWPVRPSAKRQIEVLDYLHQHGSVSRRRLVQSLGQAVTPALHTLLEAGHVNLARDNGVDDDDALDATEQSLLPPPPAPFTLNDEQALALESMLEALRADEASSRLLFGVTGSGKTAVYLELAKACLAAGKSVMLLAPEVALAHKLRRDATCALPDAPLFFYHGYQSPARREATFRQMAQSDTPCIVVGTRSALFLPVPHLNCIVLDEEHDGSFKQDESLAYQAKEVAWFRVAQAKGLLVLGSATPDLKTFYAAENGHLPILRLPHRVGGRELPPVELVDISSLAPGSTSMDGLLAPQSEAALRETIERGEQAVVLLNRRGYAPLMYCLDCNRTLRCPHCEIGLTYHKGLEKLVCHYCGYSRPFPSPCPECGGMNFLPMGEGTERLAERLSVLAGGPVLRLDRDSTRRPGRMEEILAAFSRQEAPILVGTQMLSKGHHFPLVTLAVIADADLGLNLPDYRAAERTFQLLVQSAGRAGRGDKPGRVLIQTRDVEHYCWQYVRTADYEGFYQAELAKRRLRRYPPFVRLALIRISYALNEQGGPPALNDLAQALRGKAAELGVQLLGPAPAPLSLLRGRKRFTCLVKGQDWQALRSLYFFALSQKASRHLRLFLDLDPINML, from the coding sequence ATGTACGCCACAGTCGCCCTGCTCACTCCGCCCTACGCCAGCCTTACCTACACGCTGCCGCCCGAATTTCCCGCCGATTTCTGGCAGCCCGGATTGCGCGTGGCCGTGCCGCTGGGCCGGGGCGAGCGCACCGCCCTGCGCGCCGCAGTGCTTTTGCGCGTCAGCCCAACCGCCGACGTGCCGGAAGGCGTTGACTGCAAAAGCCTTGGCTGGCCGCTGGAAAACGCCCCCCTGCTCCCCGCGGTACTGCTGGAACTGGCTGAAGATCTGGCCCGCCGTCAGGGGCTGCACCCCGGTCATATTCTGGGGCATGTGCTGCCACAGGGCCTGCGCCTTGCGCGGGTGCGGCTGCGCAATATCGAATCGGGCAAGGCTGTGGCCTGGACTCTGGCGCGCATCCGTGAAGCCCTGCCCGAACAGCGTCAGGCGCTCGCAGCGGCCCTTTGCAAAGGCACGGCCCGCATGCTGCCCCCCGGCACAGACGCCGCCAGTGAAGAATTTTGCCTGCTGCGCGTTGATCCGCCCTGGCCTGTGCGGCCTTCGGCCAAACGCCAGATCGAAGTTCTGGACTATCTGCACCAGCACGGCAGCGTGAGCCGCAGGCGGCTGGTGCAATCCCTTGGGCAGGCCGTCACACCAGCCCTCCATACCCTGCTGGAAGCCGGGCACGTCAACCTTGCGCGAGACAACGGCGTTGACGATGATGACGCCCTGGACGCCACAGAGCAAAGCCTGTTGCCGCCCCCGCCTGCCCCCTTTACCCTCAACGATGAGCAGGCGCTTGCGCTTGAAAGCATGCTGGAGGCCCTGCGGGCGGACGAGGCTTCCTCCCGCCTGCTCTTTGGCGTGACCGGCAGCGGCAAAACAGCAGTATACCTTGAACTTGCCAAGGCCTGCCTTGCGGCGGGCAAAAGCGTCATGCTGCTCGCACCCGAGGTGGCGCTGGCCCACAAACTGCGGCGAGATGCCACCTGCGCGCTGCCCGATGCTCCGTTATTTTTCTACCACGGCTACCAGTCGCCCGCACGGCGGGAAGCGACCTTTCGCCAGATGGCGCAAAGCGACACCCCCTGCATTGTCGTGGGTACGCGTTCGGCACTGTTTCTGCCTGTGCCGCATCTGAACTGCATTGTGCTTGATGAAGAGCACGACGGCTCTTTCAAGCAGGACGAAAGCCTGGCCTATCAGGCCAAGGAAGTGGCGTGGTTCCGTGTTGCCCAGGCAAAGGGGCTGCTGGTGCTTGGTTCTGCCACACCAGACCTCAAAACCTTTTATGCGGCTGAAAACGGGCACCTGCCTATCCTGCGGCTGCCGCACCGCGTGGGCGGACGCGAACTGCCGCCGGTCGAACTGGTGGACATCAGCTCCCTCGCGCCCGGCTCAACCAGCATGGATGGCCTGCTGGCCCCACAGAGCGAAGCCGCACTGCGCGAGACCATTGAGCGCGGCGAGCAGGCAGTGGTACTGCTGAACAGGCGAGGCTACGCCCCCCTGATGTACTGCTTGGACTGCAACCGCACCCTGCGCTGCCCGCACTGCGAAATTGGGCTCACCTACCACAAGGGGCTGGAAAAACTCGTCTGCCACTATTGCGGCTATAGCCGACCATTTCCCTCGCCCTGCCCAGAGTGCGGCGGCATGAACTTTTTGCCCATGGGCGAAGGCACGGAACGCCTGGCCGAACGCCTGAGCGTACTGGCCGGGGGGCCTGTGCTGCGGCTTGACAGGGACAGCACCCGCAGGCCTGGACGCATGGAAGAAATCCTTGCGGCCTTTTCCCGGCAGGAGGCCCCCATACTGGTGGGTACGCAAATGCTCTCCAAGGGACATCACTTTCCGCTGGTGACGCTGGCCGTCATCGCGGATGCTGACCTTGGCCTGAATCTGCCGGACTACCGCGCCGCCGAGCGCACATTCCAATTGCTGGTGCAGTCCGCCGGGCGCGCGGGCAGGGGCGACAAGCCGGGCCGGGTGCTTATCCAGACGCGTGATGTGGAGCACTACTGCTGGCAGTACGTGCGCACCGCAGACTATGAGGGCTTTTATCAGGCAGAGCTTGCCAAACGGCGGCTGCGCCGTTACCCGCCCTTTGTGCGTCTGGCGCTCATTCGCATATCCTACGCGCTGAACGAACAGGGCGGCCCCCCTGCTCTCAACGATCTGGCTCAGGCGCTGCGCGGCAAGGCTGCGGAACTGGGCGTGCAGCTTCTTGGCCCCGCTCCTGCCCCACTGTCCCTGCTCCGTGGGCGCAAACGTTTTACATGCTTGGTAAAAGGGCAGGACTGGCAGGCGCTGCGCTCGCTCTATTTCTTTGCTTTGTCACAAAAAGCTTCAAGACACTTGCGACTTTTCCTTGACCTTGATCCGATAAATATGTTGTGA
- a CDS encoding YbbR-like domain-containing protein, which produces MKSSDPSRRPPHLLSMLLAMFIAVSMWYMVSVRDRLEAQIEVNLDYFGIPANLVVTDGLINKAVVRLRGPETLLRSVTQRKIIQAVDLSSIKKGTTVVPLSAEHLGARFRAFELIDVQPPRIVVKADNVQERSVPVKAVVDSPLRSGALTVENVSVTPATVVLRGPESVVSAIASVPLTIMLDPKAAGTTTQQTITLDTPGMVTATPPSVKVQYTITSGRTVISRRCKVEIAKESRLTYTVNPDEIAVLVEVPEALAKNSHYLGEMEVSFVTPEIQPGESVKTPLHFKLPEGMTLLNPVTEEVTVTRKKK; this is translated from the coding sequence ATGAAATCCTCTGATCCCTCGCGCCGCCCCCCGCACCTGCTCTCCATGCTGCTGGCGATGTTTATCGCCGTGAGTATGTGGTACATGGTCAGCGTTCGCGACAGGCTGGAAGCGCAGATTGAAGTAAACCTTGATTACTTTGGCATCCCTGCCAATCTTGTGGTGACTGACGGCCTCATCAACAAGGCGGTTGTGCGCCTGCGCGGGCCGGAAACTCTGCTGCGCTCGGTCACGCAACGCAAGATCATTCAGGCGGTGGATCTTTCTTCCATAAAAAAAGGCACCACAGTGGTGCCGCTCTCGGCGGAGCATCTTGGCGCGCGTTTCCGCGCCTTTGAGCTCATTGATGTGCAGCCCCCGCGCATTGTGGTCAAGGCCGACAACGTGCAGGAGCGCAGCGTGCCCGTTAAGGCGGTTGTGGATTCGCCCCTGCGCAGCGGCGCCCTGACTGTGGAAAATGTCAGTGTAACCCCGGCCACCGTGGTTTTGCGCGGCCCGGAATCCGTTGTCTCCGCCATTGCCAGCGTGCCGCTGACCATCATGCTTGATCCCAAGGCGGCAGGCACAACAACGCAGCAGACCATCACGCTGGACACGCCGGGCATGGTCACGGCCACGCCGCCTTCCGTCAAGGTGCAGTACACCATCACCAGTGGGCGCACCGTCATCTCGCGCCGCTGCAAAGTGGAAATTGCCAAGGAAAGCCGCTTGACCTACACGGTGAATCCCGATGAAATTGCCGTGCTGGTGGAGGTGCCCGAGGCTCTGGCAAAGAACAGCCATTACCTTGGCGAGATGGAAGTTTCTTTCGTCACGCCTGAGATCCAGCCGGGGGAGAGCGTTAAAACCCCCCTGCACTTCAAACTGCCGGAAGGAATGACTCTCTTGAACCCGGTTACGGAAGAAGTTACGGTAACAAGAAAAAAGAAATAA
- the cdaA gene encoding diadenylate cyclase CdaA: MFDHIAIDWRDVMDIAVVSILLYQVIQMLRGSRALTVLTGLGLLTLLYFFSNALGLYTLTWLLQHIFSSLFILIVVIFQADIRQALGEMGARPIFRRSSIKNIGVEEVVTACVEMARLRVGALIVIERSMRLGDMIKREGVRIDAQLSRQLLMNIFYPKAPLHDGAVIISRSRITAAACILPLAEAKGQNFGTRHRAALGIARESDALVIVVSEERGEISVALKDELMRALDATRLRQVLNEIL, from the coding sequence GTGTTTGACCATATTGCCATAGACTGGCGCGATGTAATGGATATAGCCGTGGTCAGCATTCTGCTGTACCAGGTTATCCAGATGCTGCGGGGTTCGCGGGCGCTGACAGTCCTTACGGGGCTGGGCCTGCTCACGCTGCTGTATTTCTTTTCAAACGCTCTCGGCCTGTACACGCTTACCTGGCTGTTGCAGCACATTTTCAGTTCCCTGTTCATCCTCATAGTCGTTATTTTTCAGGCCGACATCCGTCAGGCTCTGGGCGAAATGGGCGCACGGCCTATCTTTCGCCGATCCAGCATAAAGAATATCGGCGTGGAAGAAGTGGTGACCGCATGTGTTGAAATGGCCCGGCTGCGGGTGGGCGCACTTATTGTTATTGAGCGCAGCATGCGCCTTGGCGACATGATAAAACGCGAAGGCGTGCGTATTGATGCGCAGCTTTCACGCCAACTGCTCATGAATATCTTTTACCCCAAGGCCCCCCTGCACGATGGCGCAGTAATCATCAGCCGAAGCAGAATCACCGCTGCGGCCTGCATTCTGCCGCTGGCCGAAGCCAAGGGGCAGAACTTCGGCACACGTCACCGCGCGGCACTGGGTATCGCCCGCGAAAGTGATGCTCTGGTCATTGTTGTTTCTGAAGAAAGAGGCGAAATTTCCGTAGCCCTCAAGGATGAGCTGATGCGCGCCCTTGACGCTACCCGCCTCAGGCAGGTGCTTAATGAAATCCTCTGA
- the ftsH gene encoding ATP-dependent zinc metalloprotease FtsH, producing the protein MNQISRNLMLWAIIVLAMVMLFNMFQQPQGITQRVPYSDFLSQVDNGQLLSVTIQGHTLIGRTADGKTVQSYAPQDIGLVNRLIEKKVEIKAEPPEEQPWYMTLLVSWFPMLLLVGVWIFFMRQMQSGGGKAMSFGRSRARLLNQDSTRVTFADVAGVDEAKDELSEVVEFLSNPKKFTRLGGRIPKGVLLVGPPGTGKTLLARAVAGEAGVPFFSISGSDFVEMFVGVGASRVRDLFVQGKKNAPCLIFIDEIDAVGRQRGAGLGGGHDEREQTLNQLLVEMDGFESNEGVILIAATNRPDVLDPALLRPGRFDRQVMVPTPDLRGRRRILEVHTKRTPLAGDVDLEVLARGTPGFSGADLENLVNEAALQAAKLNQDRLDMQDFEYAKDKVLMGRERRSLILSEEEKRITAYHEGGHALAARLLPGSDPVHKVTIIPRGRALGVTMQLPEEDRHGYSRTFLRNNLVVLLGGRVAEEIIFDDITTGASNDIERVTRMARKMVCEWGMSEAVGTLAIGETGEEVFIGREWVQNKNFSEDTARLVDSEVKRIVEDAHSRCRKLLEENLDALHRIAQALLDRETITGEDLELLMDNKELPPLDSNGKPVPASAAAKGGKAAKSGAEFVIEPDTDAQAPEQKAEQKPEQQSAQAESKPSEAESTRNNSKENDR; encoded by the coding sequence TTGAATCAGATAAGTCGCAACCTGATGCTGTGGGCGATAATCGTCCTGGCGATGGTCATGCTTTTCAATATGTTCCAGCAACCGCAGGGGATCACCCAGCGGGTGCCCTACTCAGATTTTCTCAGTCAGGTGGACAACGGGCAGCTCCTGTCCGTGACCATTCAGGGCCATACCCTCATCGGGCGCACTGCTGACGGCAAAACCGTGCAGTCCTACGCTCCGCAGGACATCGGCCTTGTAAACCGACTTATCGAAAAAAAGGTTGAAATCAAGGCCGAGCCGCCGGAAGAACAACCCTGGTACATGACCCTGCTGGTTTCATGGTTCCCCATGCTGCTGCTGGTGGGCGTGTGGATTTTCTTTATGCGCCAGATGCAGAGCGGTGGAGGCAAGGCCATGAGCTTTGGCCGGTCGCGCGCCCGCTTGCTCAATCAGGACAGCACCCGCGTTACCTTTGCTGACGTGGCTGGTGTTGACGAAGCCAAGGACGAACTTTCGGAAGTTGTGGAATTTCTCTCCAACCCCAAAAAGTTTACCCGCCTTGGCGGGCGCATCCCCAAGGGCGTGTTGCTCGTGGGCCCTCCAGGCACGGGTAAAACCCTTCTGGCCCGCGCCGTTGCTGGCGAGGCCGGGGTGCCGTTCTTCTCCATTTCCGGCTCAGACTTTGTTGAAATGTTTGTGGGCGTGGGCGCTTCGCGCGTTCGCGACCTTTTTGTTCAGGGCAAGAAAAACGCGCCCTGTCTGATATTTATTGACGAAATCGACGCCGTTGGCCGTCAGCGCGGCGCTGGCCTTGGCGGCGGACATGATGAACGCGAGCAGACTCTGAACCAGCTGCTTGTGGAAATGGACGGCTTTGAAAGCAATGAAGGCGTTATCCTCATTGCCGCCACCAACCGCCCCGATGTGCTTGACCCCGCCCTGCTGCGTCCTGGCCGTTTTGACCGTCAGGTGATGGTGCCCACGCCCGACCTGCGTGGCCGCCGCCGCATCCTTGAAGTGCACACCAAACGCACGCCTCTTGCTGGCGATGTTGATCTGGAAGTGCTGGCTCGCGGTACACCTGGCTTTTCTGGAGCTGACCTTGAAAACCTGGTCAACGAAGCTGCCCTTCAGGCCGCCAAACTCAATCAGGATCGCCTGGACATGCAAGATTTCGAGTATGCCAAGGACAAGGTTCTCATGGGCCGCGAACGCCGCAGCCTTATCCTCTCTGAGGAAGAAAAGCGCATCACAGCCTACCACGAAGGCGGTCACGCCCTGGCTGCCCGCCTGCTGCCCGGTTCCGACCCCGTGCACAAGGTTACGATCATTCCGCGTGGGCGCGCCCTGGGCGTGACCATGCAGCTGCCGGAAGAAGACCGACACGGCTATTCGCGCACCTTCCTGCGCAATAATCTGGTGGTGCTGCTGGGTGGCCGCGTGGCGGAAGAAATTATTTTTGACGATATCACCACTGGTGCCTCCAACGACATTGAACGCGTCACCCGCATGGCCCGCAAAATGGTCTGCGAGTGGGGCATGAGCGAAGCCGTGGGTACACTGGCCATCGGCGAAACCGGCGAAGAAGTTTTTATTGGCCGCGAATGGGTTCAGAACAAGAACTTCAGCGAAGACACGGCACGGCTTGTGGATTCGGAAGTGAAGCGCATTGTGGAAGACGCGCACAGCCGCTGCCGCAAGCTGCTTGAGGAAAATCTGGATGCCCTGCACCGCATTGCCCAGGCCCTTCTTGATCGCGAAACCATCACTGGCGAGGATCTTGAGCTGCTCATGGACAACAAGGAGCTGCCTCCGCTCGACAGCAACGGCAAACCCGTACCCGCCAGCGCTGCCGCCAAGGGTGGCAAGGCTGCCAAATCCGGTGCTGAATTTGTAATTGAACCAGATACGGACGCTCAGGCCCCAGAACAGAAGGCAGAGCAGAAGCCGGAGCAGCAATCGGCGCAGGCGGAATCCAAGCCGTCCGAAGCCGAGAGCACCCGGAACAACAGTAAAGAAAATGACCGATAG
- the folP gene encoding dihydropteroate synthase, with protein MTDSICPAALSRGADWHILGGRALKTPSPFGVMGIVNLTPDSFYDGGRHNAPAPGLNHALTLRNQGADILDLGAESSRPGAAELPPQQETERLLPVLTGLRQAAPGAVISVDTYHAATAAAVLDMGAAIINDISACAFDPALLDVLVQYKPGYVLMHSQGRPQTMQRDPRYTDVRREVLEFFEHEMSRLVRAGLPEDRIVLDPGIGFGKTLEHNLTLLAHPEDWLALGRPVLMALSMKSVFGGLLGLPPQERGLATATATAILRGKGVFWHRVHDVVAARQAMTVALALEAN; from the coding sequence ATGACCGATAGCATTTGCCCAGCCGCTCTTTCCAGGGGCGCAGATTGGCATATTCTTGGGGGGCGGGCGTTGAAGACGCCCTCCCCCTTTGGCGTCATGGGCATTGTAAATCTGACCCCGGATTCCTTTTATGACGGGGGCCGCCACAATGCCCCGGCACCGGGCCTCAACCATGCACTGACCCTGCGCAACCAGGGTGCAGATATTCTTGACCTTGGCGCGGAATCGTCGCGGCCCGGAGCCGCGGAATTGCCCCCCCAGCAGGAAACCGAGCGCCTGCTGCCAGTTCTGACAGGACTGCGTCAGGCTGCTCCCGGAGCCGTAATCTCTGTTGATACCTACCATGCCGCCACGGCTGCCGCTGTGCTGGACATGGGGGCAGCCATCATCAATGATATTTCGGCCTGCGCCTTTGATCCCGCCCTGCTGGATGTACTTGTGCAGTACAAGCCTGGCTATGTGCTGATGCACAGTCAAGGCCGCCCGCAGACCATGCAGCGCGATCCGCGCTACACAGATGTACGCCGTGAAGTGCTGGAATTTTTTGAGCACGAGATGTCGCGTCTGGTGCGGGCGGGCCTGCCGGAAGACCGCATTGTGCTTGACCCCGGCATCGGTTTTGGCAAGACGCTTGAACACAACCTCACCCTGCTGGCGCACCCGGAAGACTGGCTCGCGCTTGGGCGGCCCGTGCTCATGGCTCTGTCCATGAAATCGGTTTTTGGCGGGCTTCTGGGCCTGCCGCCGCAGGAGCGCGGTCTGGCAACAGCCACGGCCACAGCAATACTGCGCGGCAAGGGCGTGTTCTGGCATAGAGTGCACGATGTTGTTGCGGCCCGTCAGGCCATGACTGTTGCTTTGGCTCTTGAAGCCAACTAG